The Theropithecus gelada isolate Dixy chromosome 11, Tgel_1.0, whole genome shotgun sequence genome includes a region encoding these proteins:
- the LRRC10 gene encoding leucine-rich repeat-containing protein 10 codes for MGNTIRALVAFIPADCCQNYVVRDLHEMPLDKMVDLSGSQLRRFPLHVCSFKELVKLYLSDNHLNSLPPELGQLQNLQILALDFNNFKALPQVVCTLKQLCILYLGNNKLCDLPSELSLLQNLRTLWIEANCLTQLPEVVCELSLLKTLHAGSNALRLLPGQLRRLQELRTIWLSGNRLTDFPAVLLHMPFLEVIDVDQNSIRYFPSLAHLSSLKLVIYDHNPCRNAPKVAKGVRRVGRWAEETPEPDPRKARRYALVREESQELQAPVPPPPLPLTNS; via the coding sequence ATGGGGAACACCATCAGGGCCCTCGTGGCCTTCATCCCTGCTGACTGCTGCCAGAACTATGTGGTCAGGGACCTCCATGAGATGCCGCTGGACAAGATGGTGGATCTGAGTGGGAGCCAGTTACGCCGCTTCCCCCTGCACGTGTGCTCCTTCAAGGAGCTGGTCAAGCTCTACCTGAGTGACAACCACCTCAACAGCCTGCCTCCGGAGCTGGGGCAGCTACAGAACCTGCAGATTCTGGCCTTGGATTTCAACAACTTCAAGGCTCTGCCCCAAGTGGTGTGCACCTTGAAACAACTCTGCATCCTCTACCTGGGCAACAACAAACTCTGCGACCTCCCCAGTGAGCTGAGCCTGCTCCAGAACCTCAGGACCCTATGGATCGAGGCCAACTGCCTCACCCAGCTGCCAGAGGTTGTCTGTGAGCTGAGTCTCCTTAAGACTCTGCATGCCGGCTCTAATGCCCTGCGTTTGCTGCCAGGCCAGCTCCGGCGCCTCCAGGAGCTGAGGACCATCTGGCTCTCGGGCAACCGGCTAACTGACTTCCCCGCTGTGCTGCTTCACATGCCCTTCCTGGAGGTGATTGATGTGGACCAGAACAGCATCCGTTACTTCCCCAGCCTGGCCCATCTGTCAAGTCTGAAGCTGGTCATCTATGACCACAATCCTTGCAGGAATGCACCCAAGGTGGCCAAAGGTGTGCGCCGTGTGGGGAGATGGGCAGAGGAGACGCCAGAGCCTGACCCTAGAAAAGCCAGGCGCTATGCGTTGGTCAGAGAGGAAAGCCAGGAGCTACAGGCACCAGTCCCACCTCCTCCACTTCCTCTTACCAACTCCTGA